The nucleotide window GGTGCCACCCGACGAACCCGTGTATACCCTTAAACGCGTGTGGCTGACCAAGGAGGAAGAAGAAGGCTATTATTACGGCTTCGCCAACGAGGGGCTCTGGCCGCTCTGCCACATCGCCCACACGCGTCCGATTTTCCGGGGCGACGACTGGGCCGCGTACCAAGCCGTGAACGCGAAGTTCGCGGCCGCCGTGCTCAGCGAGATCAAGGAGAGCCCGGAGCCCGTGGTGCTGATCCAGGACTATCACTTCGCCTTGCTGCCTCGACTGATCAAGACCGCTCGTCCCGACGCGCGGGTCGGGTTGTTTTGGCACATCCCCTGGCCCAACCCCGAAGCCATGGCGATCTGTCCCTGGCAGCGGGACATCCTCCACGGGATGTTGGGCGCCGACCTCATCGGGTTTCACATCCAATTCCACTGCAACAACTTCCTCGACACGGTGGACCGCGCGCTGGAGTGTCGGATCGACCGGGAGCGTTTCTCCGTCACCCGTGAGCAACAGACCACCCTCGTCCGTCCGTACCCCATCAGCGTGGCGCCGTGGTTCGAACCCGATCCCGGACCGCAGGCCCGCGAGGCGCTGCTCAAGGAACACGGGGTGTCGCCCACGGTGCGGATCGGCGTGGGCGTGGACCGGCTGGATTACACCAAGGGGATCGTCGAACGATTCCGCGGCATCGAGCGGTTTTTCGACAAGTACCCCGACTTCAGGGAGCAGTTCACGTTCGTGGAGTTGGGTGCGCCGAGTCGTACACATATCCCCCGTTACCACGACTTGGTCAGCGAGATCGACGCCGAAGCCGAGCGGATCTCGTGGCGGTTCCGCACGAAAACCTGGACCCCGCTCATCTTCCTGAAACAACACCATACCCATCACGACATTCTCAGATGGTATCGCGCCGCGGATCTGTGCCTGGTGACGTCGCTGCACGACGGGATGAACCTGGTGGCCAAGGAGTACGTCGGTGCCCGCAGCGATGGGACGGGCGCGCTCATCCTCAGCCCCTTTACCGGCGCGGCGCGCGAGCTGACGGACGCGCTCATCGTCAACCCGTACGACACCGAACAGATGGCCGACGCCATCCGTTACGCGCTGGGGATGCCGTCGGAAGAAGAGCGTCGTCGGATGGCGAACATGCGCGAGCAGATCCGTTCAGCCAACATCTATCGGTGGGCCGCAGCCCTGGTGGCCGACGTCGCCGAGGTCCGCGTGGCGTCTCCGGAACCGTTCGGCGCGTGACCGCCTCACCGGCACGGCCGACGTGCACGCCCTGCTGGCGCGCTGGCTGCAACTGATCGAGGATCGGACGACCAGCTCACATTCCCTTTGACACCGGTCGATCACCGCGCGTAGACTGGCGTGGCCGGTCGACGGCAGCGTGGACACTAGACACCAGACATCCGCAGGGGGGATCGTGTTCCGGCGCAACGACGGCCGCGTCGAGGTGGCCTTGATCGCCCGGACGAGTCCCGCAAAGCGACGGATCTGGGCGCTTCCCAAAGGGTGGGTCGAACCGGGCGAGACCATCGAAGACGCCGCGCTGCGCGAAATTCGCGAGGAAACCGGCCTGACCGGCCGCCTGCTGGATCCCCTCGGGCAGATCGAATATTCGTTTTACTCCCCCAGAGACCACACCAGGATTCACAAAACCGTCCACTTCTTCCTCGTCGAATACCTCGGCGGAGATACCGCGGACCACGACCACGAGGTGGAAGAGGCTCGCTGGTGGCCGCTGGACGAAGCCCTGGCGCAGATGACCTACGAAAGCGAGCGCCGGGTGATGGCACAGGCCAGGGATCGACTGCTGACGTCCCACGCGACGTGAGCACCCGCAACGTCACCGAATTGCCGCTCACGTATTCCGCCATGCTCCGCGGCCGGCCGGTCACGTATCGAGTGGTGGTCAGTCACCGGGCCCGCTCCTGGCGTCTGTCGATCCATCCCCACACCGGCTTGTCGATCATCCTGCCGGCACGATCCCGCCTTACGGTCCACGAGCTGCTCGATGCCCACGCCGATTGGATCCACCGCGGCCTCGACCGAGCGGCTCGCCGCCCGCTTCCCCGACGAACGCCGCTGGCCGATCGCAGTCCGCTTCCGTACCTGGGCACGGTCCTCCGCCTGGAGATCGATCGGCATCTCAACGGCCCGCCACGGCTGGAGTCGGAGCGCGGTATCCTGCGGGTCGGCACCCACGGCCCTCGTCGACTGGTGCAGGAGGTGGAGGCGTGGTACCGACAACGGGCCGACGCCCTCTTTCCGGAGCGACTGTGCGTCCTCAACGCGACGTTGGGGTTTCGCTTCGCCCGGGTGACGATCCGCGATCAACGCACGCGCTGGGGCAGTTGCTCCACGGCC belongs to Nitrospirota bacterium and includes:
- a CDS encoding NUDIX hydrolase; this encodes MDTRHQTSAGGIVFRRNDGRVEVALIARTSPAKRRIWALPKGWVEPGETIEDAALREIREETGLTGRLLDPLGQIEYSFYSPRDHTRIHKTVHFFLVEYLGGDTADHDHEVEEARWWPLDEALAQMTYESERRVMAQARDRLLTSHAT
- a CDS encoding trehalose-6-phosphate synthase, which gives rise to MKISLRLIVSLVVVLTAAIALFTLSQTRQEYARSTNELLRRAQLLGEGLQEAAAPALAAQNARALQRIVDKFANRERLAGIAVFDPAGATLAVTTSLQDVASFVRPQTVLESDRDQARLIERDGRTFHVYALPLTDDDRVLGVLAVVHDADHIRARVTQIWTENFLRLLTYAFVIAVTTLIVVRWSIEGPIARMADWMKQLRLGNGTAAKPPISGPLFKPLASEAARMVNTLAQARASAEHEARLRLTSESLWTAERLKEFVRTKLQGRAFVLVSNREPYVHTRRGKAIEWVVPASGLVTALEPVMRASEGLWVAHGSGDADALTVDEHDRVRVPPDEPVYTLKRVWLTKEEEEGYYYGFANEGLWPLCHIAHTRPIFRGDDWAAYQAVNAKFAAAVLSEIKESPEPVVLIQDYHFALLPRLIKTARPDARVGLFWHIPWPNPEAMAICPWQRDILHGMLGADLIGFHIQFHCNNFLDTVDRALECRIDRERFSVTREQQTTLVRPYPISVAPWFEPDPGPQAREALLKEHGVSPTVRIGVGVDRLDYTKGIVERFRGIERFFDKYPDFREQFTFVELGAPSRTHIPRYHDLVSEIDAEAERISWRFRTKTWTPLIFLKQHHTHHDILRWYRAADLCLVTSLHDGMNLVAKEYVGARSDGTGALILSPFTGAARELTDALIVNPYDTEQMADAIRYALGMPSEEERRRMANMREQIRSANIYRWAAALVADVAEVRVASPEPFGA
- a CDS encoding SprT family zinc-dependent metalloprotease — its product is MSTRNVTELPLTYSAMLRGRPVTYRVVVSHRARSWRLSIHPHTGLSIILPARSRLTVHELLDAHADWIHRGLDRAARRPLPRRTPLADRSPLPYLGTVLRLEIDRHLNGPPRLESERGILRVGTHGPRRLVQEVEAWYRQRADALFPERLCVLNATLGFRFARVTIRDQRTRWGSCSTAGNLAFNWRLLLAPLAIVDSVVAHELTHLVDPSHAPSFWRRLAVIDPAYREHRTWLRQYGSWLSLGCEPPPALP